One genomic segment of Ipomoea triloba cultivar NCNSP0323 chromosome 9, ASM357664v1 includes these proteins:
- the LOC116028851 gene encoding endoglucanase 11-like — MAMVKMKRKERNQAPHYLHFSEFLRLFSVFLSVSPVLAAGEPNFDYADALSKSLLYFEAQRSGRLPYNQRVTWRHNSGLTDGLEQNVDLVGGYYDAGDHVKFGLPMAFTATMLSWGVIEYGAEIAGAGELEHALEAIKWGTDYFIKAHTSPNVLWAEVGDGDTDHYCWQRAEDMTTSRRAFKIDENNPGSDLAGETAAAMAAASIVFRKTNPHYSHLLLHHAQQLFEFGEKYRGKYDSSVGVAKNYYASLSGYGDELLWAAMWLYRATDNEEYLEYAIKQGHSFGGTTWAITEFSWDVKYAGLQIIASQLLREGRHRNHNHRDVLEQYRSKAEHYVCSCLNKNNAGGNVQRTPAGLLYVRQWNNMQYVSSAAFLLTLYSDLLKSSGEKLTCPVGEVDRDEILGFVRSQVDYILGSNPNNISYLVGFGPNYPKRVHHRGASIVSFRENQGFIGCTQGYDNWYGRNAPNPNVLYGALVGGPGRLDNFEDRRGNYMQTEACTYNTAPLVGVFAKLNFLNNHSLIASI; from the exons ATGGCTATGGTGAAGATGAAGAGGAAGGAGAGGAATCAGGCCCCACATTATCTCCATTTCTCCGAATTTCTCAGACTCTTCTCTGTTTTCCTGTCTGTCTCTCCAGTTCTCGCCGCCGGCGAGCCCAATTTCGACTACGCCGACGCCCTCTCCAAGTCTCTGCTATATTTTGAGGCGCAGAGGTCCGGCCGGCTGCCGTACAACCAGAGAGTGACGTGGCGTCACAATTCCGGCCTGACCGACGGCCTGGAACAGAATGTGGACTTGGTCGGCGGGTACTACGACGCCGGCGACCATGTGAAGTTTGGATTGCCGATGGCGTTCACGGCGACAATGCTGTCGTGGGGAGTGATCGAGTACGGCGCGGAGATTGCGGGTGCAGGGGAACTGGAGCACGCGCTTGAAGCTATAAAATGGGGCACTGATTACTTCATCAAAGCGCATACTAGCCCTAATGTGTTATGGGCTGAG GTCGGCGATGGCGACACTGATCACTACTGCTGGCAGCGGGCGGAGGACATGACGACGTCCCGGCGAGCTTTCAAGATCGACGAGAATAATCCGGGGTCGGATCTCGCCGGAGAGACAGCTGCCGCCATGGCCGCCGCCTCGATCGTGTTCCGCAAAACTAATCCGCATTATTCTCACCTCTTGTTGCACCATGCCCAGCAG TTGTTCGAGTTTGGGGAGAAGTATAGGGGGAAGTATGATAGCAGCGTGGGAGTGGCGAAAAACTACTATGCATCGTTGAGTGGGTATGGGGACGAGTTATTGTGGGCAGCGATGTGGCTATACAGAGCCACCGACAACGAAGAGTATTTGGAGTATGCAATAAAGCAGGGTCACTCCTTTGGTGGCACCACCTGGGCCATTACTGAGTTCAGCTGGGACGTTAAATATGCTGGCCTTCAAATTATTGCTTCCCAG CTGCTCCGAGAAGGAAGGCACCGGAACCACAACCACCGAGACGTTCTGGAGCAGTACCGGTCCAAAGCCGAGCACTACGTGTGCTCGTGCCTGAACAAGAACAACGCCGGCGGCAACGTTCAACGCACTCCGGCCGGCCTCCTATACGTCCGCCAATGGAACAACATGCAGTACGTCTCGTCGGCGGCGTTCCTACTAACTTTATACTCGGATCTCCTCAAGAGCTCCGGCGAAAAGCTGACGTGTCCCGTCGGAGAAGTCGACCGCGACGAGATTCTCGGGTTCGTGAGATCGCAGGTGGACTATATACTGGGCTCTAATCCGAATAACATTAGCTATCTTGTGGGCTTCGGCCCAAATTACCCAAAGCGGGTCCACCACAGAGGCGCATCCATCGTGTCGTTCAGAGAGAACCAGGGTTTTATCGGGTGCACTCAGGGGTATGATAATTGGTACGGCCGCAACGCGCCCAACCCGAACGTGCTTTATGGGGCGTTGGTTGGCGGGCCCGGCCGGCTAGATAACTTTGAGGATCGGAGAGGGAATTATATGCAGACTGAGGCGTGTACATACAACACCGCACCGCTCGTCGGCGTTTTTGCAAAGTTGAATTTCTTGAACAATCATAGCTTAATTGCCTCAatctaa